The DNA region ACATAATGACCTGTTCAGACTGCCGAGCGAATTGGGCGAAAGCCCGAAGATAATCTGTTTCGGTTGGGTAGGTGTCGGGGTGATCGTAATCAAGAGAGGTAATGAGAGTGAGATAGGGGCGAAAATGGAGGAAGTTCTTATCAAATTCATCACATTCATACACAAAATATTCACTTTCTGGCTGGTACTTCCCGCTTGGTCCAAAACTAAGCGTGGCGCCCACAGAGTAACTTACAGGAATTCCTAGTTGTTGCATTGCCCATACCATTATGCCGGTGGTAGTTGTTTTCCCATGTGTACCGGCAATGGCAATTAACTTAAGGTTCTTTTCTTCGATAATGTGCGCCAGGAGTTCATCACGCTTTGCGGTTTTTATGCCAAGTGCGCGTGCTTTTAGCAGTTCGGGGTGATCGCTTGGCAACGCAGAAGTATGAACGAACCAGTCGATGGGGGTTGCGCTGTGACAGGCCTCAAGAAACGAACCATCTTGGTTAAACGATAGGGAAACGCCTTTTTTTTCGAGCATATGAGTGAGGGGGGAAGCCTGGAGATCGGACCCCTGGATAGAATAGCCCGCATCGAGAGCTATTTCGGCGAGAGGCCCAATCCCCACTCCGCCAATTCCAGAAAAGAAAACATTCATACCCTACAGTATACCACTTGTCCTTATCCGGTCTCTCGTGTTGTAATAGAGGAAACGAAGGCAATACAAACATGATTAGGCAACTTATTCACCGACTTCTCCTACGCCGCCACTTTTGGCGCTATGCGACGTTTTCTGAGGTAGCCGAAATATATGCTTCACGAACGCTGCGGTTGATGGCCATCAGTATGTCGATGGTCTTTATGGCGATTTTTCTGTATCAAAACGGCTATTCGGTTCAGTTTATCGCAGGATATGGAGTGTGCTTCTCTTTCTTTAAGGGAATCATTGCGCTGCCAGCTGCGAAATATACGGCACTGTTTGGTCCAAAACACGGTATATTATTGTCAAATTTGTTATATATACCGTCTATGGTATTGTTTGCCTCGGTGCCGCAGCTTGGTCTGCCTGCGCTTGTAGCAACAGGAATTCTTCAGGGGATTTCGTTGACTCTTTATGATATTTGTCATCTGACCGACTTCTCTAAGGTAAAAAGCGTGGAGCATGGCGGTAAAGAAATCGCATTCATGAATATCTTTGAAAAGATAGCAACTGGTCTCAGTCCCCTTTTAGGGGGAGTTATTGCACTATTTGCGGGTCCTCAAGCGACTCTGTATGTTGCGGCCCTTCTCTTTACGATAGCTTCTATACCTCTATTTAAGACGGGCGAGCCGGTGCCGACTCACCAAAAACTAGTATTTCGTGGTTTTCCGTGGCGAACGGTTTGGAGGACGCTTGTAGCAGAAACGGCTGTGGGCTTTGACTCTGTGGCTTCAAGTACTGTATGGCTTTTGCTTGTTGCGCTGACGGTATTGGGTATTTCGGGCAATCAGGTGTATGCAGAATTAGGTGCGCTTATCTCGGTAGTATTGCTCGCTGCGCTCGCGTCATCGTATGCGTACGGTGTGCTGATTGATCGACGAAAGGGCGGAGAGTTGCTTAAAACGATGGTAGTAGTAAATGCATTGCTCCATCTCACGAGGCCGTATGCTCAAACCCCCGTGTCGGTAGCGCTAATAAATGCAACGAACGAGGTGGCGACAACTGGATACGCAATGTCGTTTGTAAGAGGGATATTCGATACCGCAGATTTGTCAGGGCATAGAGTAACATACATTGGGCTTATTGAGATAGCGCTCAATGTTGGTATGGCCGCCGCCGCTGGTCTATTCCTCTTCTTTGTCAGCTTTTGGGAGCCGACTTTAGGGATGAAGCTGTTCTTCTTTGTGGCTGCCCCCGTGACACTTCTTATTGCAACGCCGAAGTTTCGTCTCTACCGAAAATAAGGGGCATGCTACAATAAAGAGAGCGTCGAGGTGGGGTATTTTTAGGTGGCTGATAGAAAGCGAGTAAAGAAAAGTATCAAACAATTGCAGCGGGTGAAAACCTGGCAGCTTTTGATTTTGTTTATTCTTATGGCTTTTGTTACGGCCACATTCCTCCGCTTAAACAACATCGGCATGATCCAGCGCCGTGACGCAGTGCTTGCTGCCGATAAAGATGGCAACATTGAAACGATCCAAAGCAGATTATGGGACCTCCAACGCTATTCATCGATGCATATGAATAGCGAAACAGGGCCATTTTATCTGGAGCAGCAATACCGTCGTGATGCACAAAAAGCCGTAGACGCGGCCTCTAAAAGCGACAATAACCCGAACGGTAACATCAATGCAAAGGCCGAGGCAGTCTGTCGCCCTCAGTATGCGGTATGGTCACCTGCCTACGTACAGTGTTTTACGGATGAGCTTGCCAAGTACCCGCCGTCTCCCGATCCTACCGAAAACGTCAACCTCCCTAATCCCTCTTTGTATCGGCAGAATTTCATTAGCCCTTTATGGTCGCCTGATTTTGCGGGATGGTCTGTAGTAGTATGTGTCGTTATTCTTCTTATGATTATTGCCCGGTTGATAAGCCTTGGCGTTCTTCGTCTGCTACTTAAAAAACATTACCACGGCATTTAAATGTTGACAGAGGCCGACAGAGGCGGTACGCTTACAGAGTAAGACGCTAAAGGAGGTATAAGAACTTATGGCTTACAAACACACTAACTCTAAAGGTGTTACCTACTACCTGCACAAAACTGAAGTGACGCTTCGTGGCGGCAAAAAGCAGACAATCTACTTTTTCGCTAAGGTAGAAAAGAACGCTAAGGGTGAACCTACAGACCTTCCAGAAGACCGCGTAGTTAAGGAAAATCCACGCAACGGCTTCCTTACCATTAGCAAGAAGAAAACAGAAGACTAGTACATTTCTCTATTTATAGACAGAATCCCACAACAGTTACGTTGTGGGTTTTTTGTGTGCGGGGGTGGTTTAGACCCCCGGCACGCGTGTCAGCGCAGCTCTACCTTCTTGACCTTGAAGCAGCGATCCAGAGCACCTTGAGTCAGCAGGCCAAAATAGCCTGGGGCGATTTCGGTGGAGCTGAAGCGAAGGATGTCAGCGGTTGACTTGATGTCGTCTACTTCCATACCCTCGCGATTCGCAGCGGCAAATGCGGCCACCTCTCCTACGACATACCCTGTACCAGGGGGAGTGATCTCGAGGATCCGCACGCAGA from Candidatus Saccharimonadales bacterium includes:
- a CDS encoding Mur ligase domain-containing protein, whose translation is MNVFFSGIGGVGIGPLAEIALDAGYSIQGSDLQASPLTHMLEKKGVSLSFNQDGSFLEACHSATPIDWFVHTSALPSDHPELLKARALGIKTAKRDELLAHIIEEKNLKLIAIAGTHGKTTTTGIMVWAMQQLGIPVSYSVGATLSFGPSGKYQPESEYFVYECDEFDKNFLHFRPYLTLITSLDYDHPDTYPTETDYLRAFAQFARQSEQVIMWQADDKNISEAASNSWVLRSNEVQLFSLPGEHNRRNATLVSKGLEYLGISGGDVHKIINQFPGTGRRFERLAQNLYSDYGHHPKEIAATLQLARELSDHIVLVYQPHQNVRQHEIKNAYTDCFKLAEEIYWLPTYLSREDPNLPILTPQQLSQNITNKASLHFAGLNDTLWDAIETARQNDKLVLIMGAGSIDTWVRNQLSV
- a CDS encoding MFS transporter, whose translation is MIRQLIHRLLLRRHFWRYATFSEVAEIYASRTLRLMAISMSMVFMAIFLYQNGYSVQFIAGYGVCFSFFKGIIALPAAKYTALFGPKHGILLSNLLYIPSMVLFASVPQLGLPALVATGILQGISLTLYDICHLTDFSKVKSVEHGGKEIAFMNIFEKIATGLSPLLGGVIALFAGPQATLYVAALLFTIASIPLFKTGEPVPTHQKLVFRGFPWRTVWRTLVAETAVGFDSVASSTVWLLLVALTVLGISGNQVYAELGALISVVLLAALASSYAYGVLIDRRKGGELLKTMVVVNALLHLTRPYAQTPVSVALINATNEVATTGYAMSFVRGIFDTADLSGHRVTYIGLIEIALNVGMAAAAGLFLFFVSFWEPTLGMKLFFFVAAPVTLLIATPKFRLYRK